CCGGGACGGCTCCGCCGGCCCCGTCAGAGGATGGTGGCTCCCCCGTCCACCGCGATGACCTGGCCGGTCACGTACGCCGTCTCCGCGCTCAGACCGTCGCCAACCGATCAGCGTCCCGGTCGACGATCACCACTCCCGCGCCGGCGCGCACCAGGCGCTCGGCGACGGCCCTGCCGATGCCGCTGGCGGCCCCGGTGACCAGGAAGTGGGTGGCGACTGAGGGCCTACCACGGATTGGCCGGGCCGGTGCGGACGGGCTGCAGGTTGGCGCACGTACGGCACCGAAGAGGTTCCCGACCGCGGCCGGAGCGACTCCTAGCTTCACCGGCTGAGCCGAGCACCGGCGGCCGATCGGCCACCGATCACCACTCGTCGCGCGGCTGCCGAGTTCCCGATACCTGCGTCAGCCAGCTCCGCGCTCGCGCACCACGCGCGTCGACTGACATCGGCCACCGCGC
This region of Rhabdothermincola sediminis genomic DNA includes:
- a CDS encoding SDR family NAD(P)-dependent oxidoreductase; the encoded protein is MKLGVAPAAVGNLFGAVRAPTCSPSAPARPIRGRPSVATHFLVTGAASGIGRAVAERLVRAGAGVVIVDRDADRLATV